A single genomic interval of Puntigrus tetrazona isolate hp1 chromosome 1, ASM1883169v1, whole genome shotgun sequence harbors:
- the rpl9 gene encoding 60S ribosomal protein L9: MKTILSNQTVDIPSNVEVSLKGRTVVVKGPRGVLRREFSHINLELSLLGKRQKKLRVDKWWGNRKELATVRTICSHVQNMIKGVTLGFRYKMRSVYAHFPINVVIQENGSLVEIRNFLGEKYIRRVRMRKGVSCAVSAAQKDELVLEGNDIELVSNSAALIQQATTVKNKDIRKFLDGIYVSEKGTVVDPES, translated from the exons ATGAAGACCATTCTCAGTAACCAGACAGTGGACATCCCCTCCAACG TTGAGGTGTCCCTCAAGGGCCGCACAGTTGTTGTGAAGGGACCCCGTGGAGTTCTCCGCCGGGAGTTCAGTCACATTAACCTGGAACTCAGTCTTTTGGGCAAGAGACAGAAGAAG CTGCGTGTGGACAAATGGTGGGGTAACAGGAAGGAGTTGGCCACAGTCCGCACCATCTGCAGTCATGTCCAGAACATGATCAAGGGGGTCACCCTG GGCTTCAGGTACAAGATGCGATCTGTATATGCCCACTTCCCCATTAATGTGGTGATTCAGGAGAACGGCTCACTGGTGGAGATCAGAAACTTCTTGGGAGAGAAGTACATCCGCCGTGTCCGCATGAGGAAag GTGTGTCATGCGCAGTGTCTGCTGCTCAAAAAGATGAGCTGGTTCTGGAGGGTAATGATATTGAGCTGGTGTCAAACTCAG CTGCCCTCATCCAGCAGGCAACCACAGTGAAAAATAAGGATATCAGAAAGTTCCTGGATGGTATTTACGTCTCAGAGAAGGGCACTGTAGTGGATCCGGAGTCGTAG